A window of Gammaproteobacteria bacterium contains these coding sequences:
- a CDS encoding BrnT family toxin has translation MKELCFEWDEKKAASNNQKHGVSFEEARTVFYDENAIQFYDPDHSEEEDRFILLGLSFEPQVLVVCHCFREIETVVRIISARKADRDEEQEYWKQRK, from the coding sequence ATGAAAGAGCTTTGTTTCGAGTGGGATGAGAAAAAAGCTGCGTCTAATAATCAGAAGCATGGGGTGTCTTTTGAAGAGGCTCGCACCGTGTTTTATGACGAGAATGCAATTCAATTTTACGATCCTGACCATTCAGAGGAAGAAGATCGCTTCATTCTGCTTGGGCTGAGCTTCGAACCGCAGGTGCTCGTTGTTTGCCACTGTTTTCGTGAGATAGAAACAGTAGTCCGTATCATATCGGCCCGAAAAGCAGACAGAGACGAGGAACAAGAATACTGGAAGCAGCGAAAATGA